The Betaproteobacteria bacterium nucleotide sequence GTACCTGCTCGATCGCAGTCTGGCTTCGCCGGACAGCTATGCCGGAATCGTGGCATTCGTCGAGCACCCGCTCGTCAAGTTGATCCTGCTTGCGCTCACGTGGGCGTTCCTGCATCACCTCTGTGCCGGCATCCGCTTCCTTCTTCTCGATCTGCACGTCGGCGGCGCGCTCCCGGCAGCCCGCAGCAGCAGCGCTGCGGTGCTCGCCGTCAGCTTGATCCTGACGCTGATACTGGGGGTGAAACTATGGTAAAGCGCATCGTGGTAGGGGCCCACTACGGCCTGCGCGACTGGCTCATGCAGCGCATCACCGCCGTGGTGATCACGGCGTTCGCCGTGATCCTGGGGGTCGCGATCTGTCTGCAGCCCACAGGTGACTATGAGAGCTGGAAATCCCTGTGGAGTCACGGTTTTATACGCTTTGCGGCGCTGCTCGCCGTGATCAGTCTGCTGCTGCACGCCTGGATCGGCGTGCGCGACATCTTCATGGATTACATCAAGTCTACCGGGCTGCGGCTCGGCCTGCAGGTACTCGTCATTCTGGCCCTGGTGCTCTATGGCGCCTGGTCCGTTCAGATTCTCTGGAGCGCATGATGGCTTTCGCACGAAGAACGTTTGATGCGGTCGTGGTCGGCGCGGGAGGCGCCGGCATGCGCGCCGCGCTGCAACTGTCCGAGGCGGGCTTCAAGACCGCCGTCCTGTCCAAGGTGTTCCCGACGCGCTCGCATACGGTGGCGGCGCAGGGCGGCATCGCCGCCTCGCTGGGCAACGCCGACGAGGACAACTGGCACTGGCACATGTTCGATACCGTCAAGGGATCGGACTATCTCGGCGACCAGGATGCCATCGAGTTCATGTGCCGCAAGGCGAACGAGGCGGTGTACGAGCTCGAGCACTTCGGCATGCCGTTCGACCGTCTGCCGAATGGCAAGATCTACCAGCGGCCGTTCGGCGGCCAGTCCAAGAACTACGGCGGTGCGCAGGCCAC carries:
- the sdhD gene encoding succinate dehydrogenase, hydrophobic membrane anchor protein, whose translation is MVKRIVVGAHYGLRDWLMQRITAVVITAFAVILGVAICLQPTGDYESWKSLWSHGFIRFAALLAVISLLLHAWIGVRDIFMDYIKSTGLRLGLQVLVILALVLYGAWSVQILWSA
- the sdhC gene encoding succinate dehydrogenase, cytochrome b556 subunit; amino-acid sequence: MNALAKRRPKHLDLAKIRLPMPGFVSILHRVSGALMFLLIPLCLYLLDRSLASPDSYAGIVAFVEHPLVKLILLALTWAFLHHLCAGIRFLLLDLHVGGALPAARSSSAAVLAVSLILTLILGVKLW